The following coding sequences are from one uncultured Desulfobacter sp. window:
- a CDS encoding XrtA system polysaccharide deacetylase produces MAKKPAILLTIDVEDWFQVENFKSYIDFSTWNSFELRVEKNTHLILNLLESFSFKPKATFFILGWIAKKLPDLVRRIRDCGHEVASHGDNHNLCTALDNNKLAKDLLNSKKRLEDITGQAVYGYRAPSFAVNDQILKAIKQAGYLYDSSYNSFSAHGRYGSIDLSNAVKKDGSYQLDDHFFELPISNLHLGKKTIPLGGGGYFRLYPTCFFKQGIKSVLKKNSAFIFYSHPWEFDPNQPRVHQASRQFKFRHYINQNKTESKLKQIIKSFPDCNFVTCKHYLADS; encoded by the coding sequence TTGGCAAAAAAGCCCGCAATACTACTGACAATTGATGTAGAGGACTGGTTTCAGGTTGAAAACTTCAAGTCGTATATTGACTTTTCAACCTGGAATTCTTTTGAGCTCAGGGTAGAAAAGAACACCCACCTGATCCTGAACCTTCTGGAGTCCTTTTCTTTTAAACCCAAAGCCACCTTTTTCATCCTCGGCTGGATTGCAAAGAAACTGCCTGATTTGGTCAGGCGTATTCGGGACTGCGGCCATGAAGTAGCATCCCATGGTGACAACCACAACCTGTGTACAGCTCTTGACAACAATAAACTGGCCAAAGATCTTTTGAACAGCAAAAAACGGTTAGAAGATATAACCGGCCAGGCCGTTTATGGATATCGGGCCCCAAGCTTTGCCGTCAACGACCAAATTCTGAAGGCAATAAAACAGGCCGGATATTTATACGACTCCAGCTATAACTCTTTTTCAGCCCATGGCAGATATGGCAGTATAGACCTGTCAAACGCGGTAAAAAAAGATGGGAGCTATCAACTGGACGACCATTTTTTTGAATTACCAATCAGTAACCTGCACCTGGGCAAAAAAACAATTCCATTGGGCGGTGGCGGATATTTCAGATTATATCCCACCTGTTTTTTCAAACAGGGCATCAAATCTGTTCTGAAAAAAAATAGTGCCTTTATTTTTTATTCCCACCCATGGGAATTTGATCCGAACCAACCAAGAGTCCACCAGGCATCACGGCAATTCAAATTCAGACACTATATCAATCAGAACAAAACAGAGAGCAAGCTAAAACAGATAATCAAAAGCTTCCCTGACTGCAATTTTGTAACGTGCAAACACTATTTAGCTGATAGCTGA
- the xrt gene encoding exosortase: MKSKQIIQTFLIAAAFIFLYWSTLKDLIGDWFTDPNFSHGFLIPFVAAYMIWYRQNLLRQIPCKSSLAGIFIIIFGMTVYMAGNLGAELFLMRMSMIITLAGIIAFSFGTAILKAVAVPLCYLIMMIPIPAIIWNKIAFPLQLFAARISSETISMVGIPVFREGNILHLANTSLEVVDACSGIRSLTSLLALTGAFAFLSHVSKWKKWVIFLSAIPIAVATNVVRLTVTGMLAAWVGPEAAHGFLHDMSGLIVFGTALVLVYLLFILLKKIGKKARNTTDN; encoded by the coding sequence ATGAAATCAAAACAAATCATCCAAACCTTTTTGATCGCCGCAGCATTTATTTTTTTATACTGGTCGACCCTAAAGGATCTCATAGGGGATTGGTTCACTGACCCCAATTTTTCCCATGGATTTCTCATTCCTTTTGTTGCAGCATATATGATCTGGTATCGCCAGAATCTCCTGCGCCAAATTCCATGTAAATCATCACTGGCAGGCATTTTTATCATTATTTTTGGTATGACGGTCTACATGGCGGGTAATCTCGGTGCAGAATTATTTTTAATGCGGATGTCTATGATCATCACACTGGCCGGTATCATAGCATTCAGTTTTGGAACTGCCATACTCAAAGCCGTTGCTGTGCCGCTGTGCTACCTGATCATGATGATTCCCATTCCAGCGATCATCTGGAACAAAATAGCATTCCCTCTCCAGCTTTTTGCCGCAAGGATTTCCTCTGAAACAATCAGTATGGTCGGCATTCCAGTGTTCAGGGAAGGTAATATTCTTCACCTGGCCAACACGTCTCTGGAGGTGGTAGATGCCTGCTCGGGAATTCGCTCATTGACCTCTCTGCTGGCTCTGACCGGAGCATTTGCATTTTTATCCCATGTCAGCAAATGGAAGAAATGGGTAATATTTTTATCAGCCATCCCCATTGCCGTGGCCACCAATGTTGTCCGACTAACCGTTACCGGCATGTTGGCAGCCTGGGTTGGCCCGGAAGCCGCCCATGGATTTCTTCATGACATGTCCGGCTTAATCGTTTTTGGAACGGCCCTTGTTCTGGTTTACCTTTTATTTATATTATTGAAAAAAATTGGCAAAAAAGCCCGCAATACTACTGACAATTGA
- a CDS encoding exosortase C-terminal domain/associated protein EpsI, giving the protein MSTKHTAIIVILLISAAGLTTLFSHSERIKPNRPFSQFPLEIGPWRGATSQMDEEIYNILGVEDYIMANFNNGKGLGVNLYVGFYQSQSKGDLIHSPKNCMPGAGWNIVQSSVIPIELPKSGKTIEIAKLLLNKDGQKQVVYYWFQSRGRIISSEYMQKIWLVLDSITKNRTDGSFVRLISPVIKNEADTERLLSQFADDIYPILNQFIPN; this is encoded by the coding sequence TTGTCAACAAAACATACCGCCATTATCGTAATCCTTCTTATTTCGGCGGCCGGTCTGACAACGCTATTTTCACACTCAGAGCGTATCAAACCTAACCGGCCCTTCAGTCAATTTCCCCTTGAAATTGGTCCCTGGCGCGGTGCAACGAGTCAAATGGATGAAGAAATCTACAACATCCTAGGGGTTGAAGACTATATTATGGCAAATTTCAACAACGGCAAAGGACTGGGGGTGAATCTTTACGTGGGTTTTTATCAGAGTCAAAGCAAAGGCGACCTGATCCACTCTCCCAAAAACTGCATGCCCGGCGCGGGGTGGAATATTGTACAAAGCTCTGTTATTCCGATTGAATTGCCCAAAAGCGGCAAAACTATAGAAATTGCAAAACTTTTGCTGAATAAAGATGGGCAAAAACAGGTCGTGTACTACTGGTTCCAATCCCGGGGACGGATTATCAGTTCAGAATATATGCAAAAAATCTGGCTGGTACTGGATTCAATCACAAAAAACCGGACGGACGGGTCTTTTGTCCGCCTGATCTCACCAGTCATAAAAAATGAAGCAGATACAGAGCGTCTTCTATCACAATTTGCCGATGACATTTACCCAATCCTCAATCAATTTATCCCCAACTAA
- a CDS encoding outer membrane beta-barrel protein, with protein MKLSMETPHASFLIVAICLLIPFSLAQARMVTQIFPTLTVTEEYKDNYFQTETDKFEEWTTSYELGFSLGFLNQNSKIYLEYNPEYKDYKNLNERDGLEQNFSLSAAWQATKHTSAMIDMNYEGNDGNYTGESWEHSASASVDSQLTKTVTTSFAYDYSNSYDEQVRTGDYKEHQTHTASASIRKAFGPKNSMGANFLYETDSYKNSDADEYEKYEPSAFWTYWFTRKDGVETNIDYEGKKFDSEAGNDYDTIAGDIRYIKKFTRHFDGYVKYRHYISDREDGDHVIYHPSVGIDWDITEDSGISVGFGVLFNEWDNENGDSTDPFLDLNVYKVFNFSPKGSLSITASSSYDESDDDAASLGYNMSYQAGFYLSYMLARRLSSHLFGSYELQQFEDTVNRQDDTIEIGGGLTWNPLKWLQVSANATHTDFKTDDASRGDYKDNTITVFVRFIPEKPIRPDKVLSRTSLEKEIFD; from the coding sequence GTGAAATTGTCCATGGAAACTCCCCATGCAAGTTTTCTGATTGTTGCAATCTGTCTTCTGATACCTTTTTCACTTGCCCAGGCAAGGATGGTTACTCAGATATTCCCGACTCTGACCGTCACGGAGGAATATAAGGATAATTATTTCCAAACAGAGACCGACAAATTTGAAGAGTGGACGACCTCCTATGAACTTGGATTTTCCCTGGGTTTTTTAAACCAAAATAGTAAAATATATCTGGAATACAATCCCGAGTATAAGGACTATAAAAATCTGAATGAAAGGGACGGTCTGGAACAAAACTTTAGTCTATCTGCTGCCTGGCAGGCCACAAAACACACCTCGGCCATGATAGATATGAATTATGAAGGGAATGATGGAAACTATACGGGAGAGTCATGGGAGCACTCTGCAAGTGCATCTGTGGACAGTCAGTTAACAAAAACGGTTACAACATCTTTTGCCTATGACTATTCCAACAGCTATGATGAGCAGGTCAGAACGGGTGATTACAAGGAACACCAGACACATACTGCCAGTGCGTCTATACGCAAAGCGTTTGGTCCCAAAAACAGTATGGGGGCGAATTTTTTATACGAAACGGACAGTTACAAAAACTCAGACGCAGATGAATATGAGAAATATGAACCCAGCGCCTTTTGGACTTACTGGTTTACCCGGAAGGACGGTGTAGAGACCAATATAGACTATGAAGGCAAAAAATTTGATTCGGAGGCCGGTAATGATTACGACACCATTGCCGGTGATATTCGGTATATTAAAAAATTCACCCGGCATTTTGATGGATATGTCAAATACCGTCATTATATATCAGACAGGGAAGATGGGGATCATGTCATCTACCATCCGTCGGTGGGCATTGACTGGGATATAACAGAAGACTCAGGCATCTCAGTAGGCTTCGGCGTCCTTTTCAATGAGTGGGACAATGAAAATGGCGATTCAACAGACCCATTTTTGGATCTCAACGTATATAAAGTATTCAATTTCAGCCCCAAAGGATCTTTGTCTATTACAGCAAGCAGTTCATATGATGAATCGGATGATGATGCCGCAAGTCTGGGCTACAACATGAGTTACCAGGCGGGATTTTATTTAAGCTATATGCTGGCGAGGCGTTTGTCCTCCCATCTGTTTGGTTCTTACGAACTTCAGCAGTTCGAAGACACTGTAAACCGTCAGGATGACACCATTGAAATCGGCGGCGGCCTTACCTGGAACCCGTTGAAATGGCTCCAGGTAAGTGCCAATGCTACCCATACAGATTTTAAAACAGACGATGCCTCAAGAGGGGATTACAAAGATAACACCATTACCGTTTTTGTTCGTTTTATCCCAGAAAAACCAATAAGACCGGATAAAGTGCTATCCAGGACGAGCCTTGAAAAAGAGATCTTTGATTAA